Proteins encoded in a region of the Acaryochloris thomasi RCC1774 genome:
- a CDS encoding DUF6544 family protein — protein MIDLSLSIKILLGMISVLIIVHLWLARRFQILGDRQVSTLRMFHSQEQPTHPPALIRDFVLRSCPSSQRCPETIRIHQTGEMRLSEQGEWIPFTATQDFAIQQPGFVWRARFRAAPRIKIRVVDSYVDGHGYLEARLFGSISLAKAEGAGTDKGELMRYLAELVFCPDALLNNSSLQWRELDPSSVEVAAGPERAAVRFDFDLNGNIVRSSAPDRPRLVEGQEIETPWFGTFADYKVLGGYRIPTRGEVSWLLEDGPFCYWRGRITQLDVDPEGDSMFSFGSLNQPLHPQVVEG, from the coding sequence ATGATTGACTTATCCCTCAGTATCAAAATTCTGTTGGGGATGATATCCGTTCTAATCATTGTGCATCTCTGGTTAGCGAGGCGGTTCCAAATCCTTGGGGATCGACAGGTGTCAACGCTCAGAATGTTCCATTCTCAGGAGCAGCCGACTCATCCACCAGCTCTGATCCGTGACTTTGTTTTACGCTCTTGTCCCTCATCTCAGCGCTGCCCAGAAACAATACGGATTCACCAAACAGGTGAGATGCGCCTGTCTGAGCAGGGAGAGTGGATTCCCTTTACCGCCACTCAAGACTTTGCTATTCAACAGCCAGGATTTGTCTGGCGAGCAAGATTCCGGGCTGCCCCGCGAATCAAAATTAGGGTGGTTGATAGCTATGTTGATGGCCACGGGTATCTAGAGGCTAGGTTATTCGGTTCTATTTCACTTGCTAAGGCTGAAGGAGCGGGGACAGACAAAGGTGAACTGATGCGATATCTGGCGGAGTTGGTCTTTTGTCCTGATGCTCTGCTCAATAATTCCTCCCTACAGTGGCGGGAACTTGATCCTTCATCGGTGGAAGTTGCCGCTGGGCCAGAACGAGCGGCTGTGCGCTTTGACTTTGATCTAAATGGCAATATTGTTCGCAGTAGTGCGCCGGATCGACCACGCTTAGTTGAGGGGCAAGAGATTGAGACGCCTTGGTTTGGAACCTTTGCGGATTACAAAGTGCTTGGCGGTTACCGAATCCCGACTCGTGGAGAGGTAAGTTGGCTGCTTGAAGACGGTCCCTTTTGCTATTGGCGGGGGCGTATTACTCAACTGGATGTTGATCCAGAGGGTGATTCAATGTTCAGTTTTGGGTCCCTAAATCAACCACTACATCCTCAGGTTGTTGAAGGATAG
- a CDS encoding cation-translocating P-type ATPase, whose protein sequence is MSTWYQLSPPAVLEKFGTIATGLSQEEAQQRLARQGPNELVEKATKNPWVILREQLTATMVLILIVAAVLSAFLGDIQDSIAIFLIVVFNAVLGFRQEYQAEQAIASLRRLAVPTVRVKRAGQVQELSSRELVPGDVVLLEAGNLVPADGRILESANLRVQEASLTGESDAVDKVSHALDQGDLPLGDRVNMVYMGTIVTYGRGEVVITETAMSTELGQIAAAIQSVKSEPTHLQKRLDQLGQKLAIAILVTVLIVFGLGLLRGEELQAMFMIAVSLGVAAVPEGLPAVVTIALSLGAQRMLKQQALIRKLPAVETLGSVTVICTDKTGTLTENRMTVASVVAAGKRIDLTQHPSSLLDGEPSTDFQTQPVHSLLLMAGTLCNDAALNLDDAAPQGFRMIGDPTEGALVVAAAQAGLKKIDLEACLHRIKEVPFDSDRKLMTTVHCRGTDSSPALSLVADTLAFAQVPDPCQYVVFCKGAVDRLLKISDWVWEADRIEQMTEERCDRILETHDQLAQEGMRLLGVAYQSLKEIPDDLSTVEQHLIFVGLVGMIDPIRSDVYGAVQTCQTAGIRPVMITGDHPLTAQHIAADLGIAANGKLLTGQDLDRLTEAELCDAVGQVSVYARVAPQHKLDIIHALQCSGQITAMTGDGVNDAPALKQADIGISMGITGTDVAKDASDIVLLDDNFSTIVAATREGRVIYDNIRKFILYTLTGNLGELWVILFAPFLGMPLPLLPLQILWINLLADGILALSLSVEPAERNIMKRAPYEPNESIFGRGVGQSIIWIGLFLGAVLLGVGYRYWDLGLENWQTMVFCTLAFSRISIAQAVRSDQDSLFKIGLFSNEPALLAVIVTFLFQILVVYVPLLQTMFKTVPLSATDLGVSLGLGALVFFSVEFKKKMFRQRSGSGA, encoded by the coding sequence ATGAGCACCTGGTATCAACTCAGCCCCCCAGCGGTCTTAGAAAAATTTGGCACTATCGCAACAGGCTTGAGTCAAGAAGAGGCACAGCAGCGCCTCGCTCGGCAGGGGCCAAACGAATTAGTTGAGAAGGCGACCAAGAACCCGTGGGTAATTTTGCGAGAGCAGCTCACCGCAACGATGGTTCTGATCTTGATTGTGGCGGCGGTTCTGTCTGCATTTCTAGGCGATATTCAAGACTCAATCGCTATTTTCCTGATTGTTGTTTTCAATGCAGTGCTGGGTTTTCGGCAGGAGTATCAAGCAGAACAGGCGATCGCATCTCTCCGCAGACTGGCTGTGCCCACTGTCAGAGTCAAACGAGCGGGACAGGTACAAGAATTATCCTCTCGGGAGCTGGTGCCGGGAGATGTGGTCCTCCTGGAAGCGGGCAATCTGGTCCCAGCAGATGGACGCATTTTAGAGAGCGCCAACCTCCGTGTTCAGGAAGCCTCCCTCACGGGGGAATCGGATGCGGTTGATAAAGTCTCTCACGCATTAGATCAGGGCGATCTGCCGCTCGGGGACCGCGTAAATATGGTCTACATGGGCACTATTGTCACCTATGGTCGCGGTGAGGTCGTCATCACTGAGACCGCTATGTCCACTGAGCTAGGGCAGATTGCGGCGGCCATTCAATCGGTGAAGTCAGAGCCGACGCATCTGCAGAAAAGGCTCGATCAACTGGGGCAGAAACTTGCGATCGCAATTCTAGTCACGGTTCTGATCGTCTTTGGCCTGGGTCTGCTGCGGGGCGAAGAACTTCAGGCCATGTTTATGATTGCTGTCAGTTTGGGCGTAGCGGCAGTCCCGGAAGGTCTACCGGCAGTAGTGACGATTGCGCTGTCTTTGGGTGCCCAGCGAATGCTGAAGCAGCAGGCACTGATCCGCAAACTACCTGCGGTGGAAACCCTCGGCTCGGTGACGGTGATCTGTACAGACAAGACTGGGACATTGACCGAAAATCGTATGACCGTTGCTTCTGTAGTGGCAGCAGGGAAACGCATTGATCTCACCCAGCATCCTTCCTCTCTCTTAGACGGTGAACCTTCCACCGACTTCCAGACGCAGCCTGTACATTCTCTTTTGCTCATGGCCGGGACGTTGTGTAATGATGCCGCTCTCAATCTTGATGATGCTGCGCCTCAGGGCTTCCGTATGATTGGTGATCCAACGGAAGGGGCGTTGGTGGTGGCTGCGGCTCAGGCGGGGCTGAAAAAAATAGATCTAGAAGCATGTTTGCACCGGATCAAGGAAGTTCCCTTCGATTCAGACCGGAAGCTAATGACAACCGTACATTGTCGGGGAACAGACAGCTCCCCAGCCTTATCTCTGGTTGCCGACACTTTGGCCTTTGCTCAGGTGCCAGATCCTTGCCAATACGTTGTGTTCTGCAAGGGTGCAGTGGACCGGCTGCTCAAGATTTCGGATTGGGTTTGGGAGGCCGATCGCATTGAGCAGATGACGGAGGAGAGATGCGATCGCATCCTCGAAACCCATGATCAGCTTGCCCAAGAAGGAATGCGGCTCTTGGGCGTGGCCTACCAATCTCTCAAGGAAATCCCCGATGACCTTTCCACCGTTGAACAACATCTGATCTTTGTTGGATTAGTGGGCATGATCGATCCGATTCGCTCAGATGTGTATGGTGCCGTACAAACCTGTCAAACCGCCGGAATTCGACCCGTGATGATTACCGGCGACCATCCTCTAACCGCTCAACATATTGCCGCAGATTTAGGAATTGCTGCCAACGGTAAGCTGCTCACCGGGCAAGATCTAGATCGGTTGACTGAAGCAGAGTTATGTGATGCCGTCGGGCAGGTTTCTGTCTACGCCCGCGTTGCCCCCCAGCATAAGTTAGATATTATCCATGCCCTTCAGTGTTCTGGACAAATTACGGCGATGACCGGAGACGGCGTTAACGATGCCCCGGCCCTCAAGCAAGCGGATATCGGCATTTCGATGGGCATCACGGGTACAGATGTCGCCAAGGATGCTTCTGACATTGTGTTGCTTGATGATAACTTCAGCACGATTGTGGCGGCAACCCGTGAAGGTCGGGTGATCTATGACAACATCCGTAAATTTATTCTGTACACTCTCACCGGCAATCTTGGTGAACTATGGGTGATTCTGTTTGCCCCTTTCCTGGGGATGCCCTTGCCGCTTCTGCCGCTCCAAATTTTGTGGATCAATCTATTGGCTGACGGCATCCTGGCGCTGTCTTTGAGTGTTGAACCCGCAGAGCGAAATATTATGAAACGCGCCCCCTATGAACCCAATGAGAGTATCTTTGGTCGGGGTGTTGGTCAGAGCATCATCTGGATCGGTCTGTTTTTAGGTGCTGTTCTATTGGGAGTGGGCTACCGCTACTGGGATTTGGGGCTGGAAAATTGGCAAACAATGGTGTTTTGCACACTGGCGTTTTCTCGGATTAGTATTGCCCAGGCGGTTCGTTCTGACCAAGACTCTCTCTTTAAGATTGGTTTGTTCTCTAACGAGCCTGCGTTGCTGGCTGTGATTGTGACCTTTCTCTTTCAGATTCTGGTGGTCTATGTTCCCTTACTCCAGACAATGTTTAAAACGGTGCCGCTGTCGGCTACTGACTTAGGTGTCAGTTTAGGGTTAGGAGCACTAGTCTTTTTCAGTGTGGAATTTAAGAAGAAAATGTTTCGTCAGCGCTCCGGGTCTGGTGCCTAG
- a CDS encoding CCA tRNA nucleotidyltransferase: protein MHSSIQTKLQTLPLPLQELLSAAAVEANDRNWPLYLVGGAVRDLLLQQTEQAINFRELDLVVDANHSASVQGAAELGCALHKLYSEAHLQVYGRFQTATMIWRSHPQLGNFSVDIATARTESYPYPAADPDVVVGSIQQDLSRRDFTINALAVRLTPPRCLENTPVLLDFFGGLTDLHHQHIRVLHPNSFVEDPTRIFRAVRFATRFGFVIEPQTEGYIRDAIASGIYQQTQTHHHPVPALQSRLKKELKAILKLPNWETALVLLSELDALKCLHPQLKIDQAWWKQTQLALSWLTLFDPSVKAIQPWQLILELLVAQLRSEDRAKVAENLCLGEHSHQRLSTLAPMQAEIHSVLIYPRSPSQVVQCLRRYDLPTLLLVTAQSPLTVRQRIWQYLQEWKTVKPLLNGNDLICLGYQPGRDFNAILSKVLFATLDGVVQTKGEAERLVLDYFPL from the coding sequence ATGCATTCTTCAATTCAGACGAAACTACAGACCCTGCCCTTACCGCTCCAGGAATTGCTGTCAGCGGCTGCAGTAGAGGCTAACGATAGAAACTGGCCGCTCTATCTTGTGGGTGGTGCGGTGCGTGATTTGTTACTGCAACAGACTGAGCAAGCCATCAATTTTCGTGAGCTTGATTTAGTTGTAGATGCCAATCATTCTGCATCGGTTCAGGGCGCTGCAGAACTAGGCTGTGCCCTACACAAGCTTTACTCTGAGGCGCATCTTCAGGTGTACGGACGCTTTCAAACGGCGACGATGATTTGGCGATCGCATCCTCAACTAGGCAATTTCAGCGTCGACATCGCCACGGCCCGCACAGAATCTTATCCCTACCCTGCCGCTGACCCAGATGTTGTCGTGGGTTCTATTCAGCAAGATTTATCTCGCCGAGATTTCACAATAAACGCCTTGGCGGTGCGTTTAACACCCCCAAGATGCTTAGAAAATACCCCTGTCCTACTCGACTTCTTTGGTGGGCTGACGGATCTGCACCATCAGCACATTCGGGTACTGCATCCCAATAGCTTTGTTGAAGACCCGACTCGGATCTTTCGGGCGGTGCGGTTTGCGACCCGCTTTGGGTTTGTGATTGAACCTCAGACAGAAGGGTATATTCGAGATGCGATCGCATCTGGCATCTATCAGCAAACACAAACTCACCACCACCCTGTTCCGGCCCTGCAGTCACGCTTAAAAAAAGAGCTAAAAGCCATTCTCAAATTGCCAAACTGGGAAACCGCTTTGGTCTTGTTGTCAGAGTTGGATGCCCTGAAATGTCTCCATCCCCAGCTCAAGATTGATCAGGCGTGGTGGAAACAGACCCAATTGGCCTTATCCTGGTTGACCCTATTCGATCCGAGCGTGAAAGCAATCCAGCCGTGGCAACTTATCTTGGAGCTATTGGTGGCACAGCTAAGAAGTGAAGATCGAGCTAAAGTCGCTGAGAATCTTTGTTTAGGTGAGCATAGTCACCAGCGTTTGAGTACCTTAGCTCCAATGCAAGCAGAGATCCATTCCGTTTTGATTTACCCTCGCAGCCCCAGCCAGGTGGTCCAATGTTTGCGGCGTTACGATCTTCCCACTCTCCTTTTGGTTACAGCCCAAAGCCCCCTCACTGTGCGTCAGCGCATCTGGCAGTATTTGCAAGAGTGGAAGACGGTAAAACCCTTGCTAAACGGAAATGATTTGATCTGTCTCGGGTATCAACCGGGCCGTGACTTTAACGCAATATTATCGAAGGTGCTATTCGCGACACTTGATGGAGTGGTTCAAACAAAAGGTGAGGCAGAAAGGCTAGTCCTAGATTACTTTCCCCTCTAG
- a CDS encoding sigma-70 family RNA polymerase sigma factor, producing the protein MSNTVKVVKDTFGTYLSNIGRYPLLTHEEEVELGRQVQLFLHLPADASQAELEQIQQRGQQAKQKMIRSNLRLVVMIAKKYQKRGLELLDLIQEGSLGLARAVEKFDPSRGYRFSTYAYWWIRQSITRAIATQSHTIRLPIHVSEKLNKIKKVQRELSQQLGRKPTDVEIALKLDMTQNRLQQILTAARRANPQSLNRPVGDERNTELIDLLEDQQSMGPDETVNQDLLRGTMWSTLTNLTDDQRTVLILRYGLNDGVPRSLQYISRQMGVSREWVRQLQRSAISKLRKSGELQQLLSA; encoded by the coding sequence ATGTCTAATACCGTGAAAGTTGTTAAGGATACCTTTGGGACCTATCTGTCCAATATTGGGCGATATCCATTATTGACTCACGAAGAAGAGGTTGAATTGGGTCGCCAAGTGCAATTGTTCCTGCACCTTCCAGCGGACGCCTCCCAGGCTGAATTGGAGCAGATTCAGCAACGGGGTCAGCAGGCCAAACAGAAAATGATCCGCTCTAATCTGCGGTTGGTTGTGATGATCGCGAAGAAGTATCAGAAACGGGGCCTAGAGCTGCTGGATCTGATCCAAGAAGGAAGTCTGGGACTTGCGAGGGCAGTAGAGAAGTTCGACCCTTCTAGAGGGTATCGGTTCAGCACCTATGCCTACTGGTGGATTCGCCAATCGATTACCCGAGCGATCGCAACGCAGTCTCACACCATTAGGCTTCCGATTCACGTTTCTGAAAAGCTGAATAAGATTAAGAAGGTTCAGCGAGAGCTGTCTCAACAATTGGGCAGAAAACCCACAGATGTTGAAATCGCTCTAAAGCTCGATATGACTCAAAATCGGCTGCAGCAGATCTTGACTGCTGCGCGCAGGGCCAATCCACAGTCGCTGAATAGGCCGGTCGGAGATGAGCGCAATACGGAACTGATTGATCTCCTTGAAGATCAACAGTCAATGGGACCAGACGAAACCGTAAACCAGGATTTGCTGCGGGGGACTATGTGGTCTACTTTGACAAACCTTACAGACGATCAGCGAACCGTCTTGATCCTCCGCTATGGCCTCAATGATGGCGTCCCTCGTTCACTGCAATACATCAGTCGGCAAATGGGAGTCAGTCGTGAATGGGTCAGGCAGCTTCAACGGTCGGCCATCTCTAAACTGCGAAAATCAGGAGAACTGCAGCAGCTCTTATCGGCTTAG
- a CDS encoding glycogen/starch/alpha-glucan phosphorylase has protein sequence MDVQTGPQIEDDRTGFSIETLRRAIADNLYYIQGKFPEIATQYDYYMALAYTVRDRILHRWINTVKTYREQDVKVVCYLSAEYLPGPHLGNNLVNLGIYPQVEQAVRASGLDLNALLAEEEEPGLGNGGLGRLAACYMDSLATLEIPAIGYGIRYEYGIFDQEIRDGWQVEITDKWLRLGNPWEIPRPENAVDVKFGGYTESYTDDQGHYRVRWVPHQVVKGVPYDTPISGYRVNTTNTLRLWKAEAPESFDFQAFNLGDYYGAVDTKITSENLTKVLYPNDEPIQGKQLRLEQQYFFVSCSLQNLLKIHLLREDPLETFADKFAIQLNDTHPAIGIAELMRLLVDEYLINWEIAWDITQEAFAFTNHTLLPEALETWSLELFGRLLPRHLEIIYEINQRFLDQVRLKYLGNTDKLAQLSLLDERRGKRIRMAHLACVGSHAINGVAALHTELLKTGVLRDFYELWPEKFSNKTNGVTPRRWMVLINPRLTQLISRNIGESWIKQLDDLRQLAPLANDPSFCHEWRQVKRAVKQDLADYIQTTQGLTINPDSIYDVQAKRFHEYKRQHLNVLHIVTLYNRIKHNPEIEMTPRTFIFGGKAAPGYRMAKLIIKLITAVGDAVNQDPDVCDRIKIVFMPDFNVTNSQRIYPAADLSEQISTAGKEASGTGNMKFSMNGALTIGTLDGANIEIREAVGAENFYLFGLTAQEVADLKASSYNPRAYYDSNAALREALDLISSGYFSHGDGSLFQPLVEGLLHHDPYLVLADYQSYIDCQDSVGQAFQDQETWTRTAILNVARIGKFSSDRAIREYCQDIWHVDPVHIKLEEYVQAKAALAGDHCLDANACPF, from the coding sequence ATGGACGTTCAGACTGGCCCCCAGATCGAAGATGACCGCACCGGCTTTAGTATTGAGACCCTGCGACGTGCGATCGCAGATAACCTCTACTACATTCAGGGCAAATTTCCTGAGATTGCCACCCAGTATGACTACTACATGGCCTTGGCGTATACCGTGCGCGATCGCATTCTCCACCGCTGGATCAACACCGTCAAAACCTACCGAGAGCAAGACGTAAAAGTCGTCTGCTATCTGTCTGCCGAATATCTCCCTGGTCCCCATCTGGGAAATAACCTCGTGAACCTCGGCATCTATCCGCAGGTTGAACAGGCCGTCAGAGCATCCGGTCTAGACCTCAATGCACTCCTCGCAGAAGAAGAAGAACCCGGCTTAGGCAATGGTGGCCTCGGGCGCTTAGCCGCCTGCTACATGGATTCCCTCGCCACCCTAGAAATCCCGGCCATTGGCTACGGCATTCGTTACGAGTACGGCATATTTGATCAAGAAATCCGCGATGGTTGGCAGGTGGAAATCACCGACAAATGGCTACGACTCGGCAATCCCTGGGAAATTCCGCGTCCTGAAAATGCGGTAGATGTGAAATTTGGTGGCTATACTGAGTCTTACACCGATGACCAAGGACACTATCGGGTTCGCTGGGTTCCCCATCAGGTGGTTAAGGGTGTCCCCTACGACACACCCATCTCAGGCTATCGCGTCAACACCACCAATACTCTCAGACTGTGGAAAGCAGAGGCACCGGAATCCTTTGATTTTCAAGCCTTTAACCTCGGTGACTACTATGGGGCAGTGGATACCAAAATTACCTCTGAAAACCTGACAAAGGTACTCTATCCCAACGATGAGCCGATTCAGGGAAAGCAACTTCGGTTAGAGCAGCAGTACTTTTTCGTCTCCTGTTCCTTGCAAAACCTGCTCAAAATTCATCTGCTCAGAGAAGATCCGTTAGAGACCTTTGCTGATAAATTTGCCATTCAACTCAATGACACTCACCCGGCGATTGGCATTGCTGAACTGATGCGATTGTTGGTAGACGAGTATCTGATCAATTGGGAAATTGCCTGGGACATCACTCAAGAGGCGTTTGCATTCACCAATCACACCCTACTTCCAGAAGCTCTGGAGACTTGGTCTCTAGAGCTATTCGGTCGTCTTCTCCCTCGCCATCTAGAAATCATCTACGAAATCAATCAGCGCTTTCTTGATCAGGTGCGGCTCAAGTATTTAGGAAACACTGACAAGCTGGCTCAGCTCTCTCTATTGGATGAACGTCGCGGGAAACGGATTCGGATGGCGCACCTCGCCTGTGTGGGCAGTCATGCCATTAATGGGGTCGCAGCCTTGCATACGGAACTGCTCAAAACTGGGGTGCTGCGCGATTTCTATGAGCTGTGGCCCGAGAAATTCAGCAATAAGACCAATGGCGTCACCCCTCGCCGCTGGATGGTTTTGATTAACCCTAGACTCACCCAACTCATCTCTCGCAACATTGGCGAAAGTTGGATCAAGCAGCTTGATGATTTGAGACAGCTTGCCCCCCTGGCGAATGATCCGAGTTTCTGTCATGAATGGCGGCAGGTGAAGCGGGCCGTAAAACAAGATCTAGCTGACTACATCCAGACGACCCAAGGGCTAACCATCAACCCAGACTCAATTTATGATGTCCAAGCCAAGCGCTTTCATGAATACAAGCGGCAGCATTTGAATGTGCTGCACATCGTCACGCTATACAACCGAATCAAGCACAACCCTGAGATTGAGATGACGCCTCGGACCTTTATCTTTGGCGGCAAGGCTGCACCGGGATATCGGATGGCGAAGCTGATCATTAAGCTGATTACTGCGGTGGGGGATGCGGTGAATCAAGATCCTGATGTTTGCGATCGCATCAAAATCGTCTTCATGCCCGACTTCAATGTCACCAACAGTCAGCGAATTTACCCGGCGGCGGATCTATCCGAGCAAATTTCTACCGCCGGTAAAGAAGCCTCTGGCACCGGCAACATGAAATTCTCAATGAACGGAGCCTTGACCATCGGCACCCTAGATGGAGCCAATATCGAAATCCGGGAAGCCGTCGGCGCTGAGAATTTCTATCTGTTTGGGCTAACGGCCCAGGAGGTAGCCGATCTCAAGGCAAGCAGCTACAACCCCCGAGCATATTACGATTCAAACGCTGCTCTGCGAGAGGCACTTGACTTGATCAGCTCAGGATACTTCTCTCACGGAGATGGCAGCTTGTTTCAACCCTTAGTTGAAGGGCTTTTGCACCACGATCCGTACCTAGTTCTTGCTGATTACCAGTCCTATATTGACTGCCAAGACTCCGTGGGACAGGCGTTTCAAGATCAGGAGACCTGGACCCGCACCGCGATTCTCAATGTCGCTCGGATTGGGAAATTCTCCTCTGACCGGGCGATCCGCGAGTACTGCCAAGACATTTGGCACGTCGATCCGGTCCACATTAAGCTTGAGGAGTATGTGCAGGCTAAAGCGGCTTTAGCAGGCGATCACTGCCTTGACGCGAACGCCTGTCCTTTCTAG
- a CDS encoding tetratricopeptide repeat protein, giving the protein MAVLSRIYRVLGVVAAIGVAIATHNLDWTKPSLAKSQDRTNAVEIALGQPEAINREDQSVILHSAGIQKALQGNYLDAIEDYSQALRLSPRNPDIFFNRAVAHYAVGHSQQALRDFNHVIQLQPTMAEAYADRATLRLEAGDSAGAIADVQKAADLFEQQGEPDLAAEMREWVQQHNTGSDF; this is encoded by the coding sequence ATGGCTGTTTTATCACGCATTTATAGGGTCTTGGGCGTCGTGGCTGCGATCGGCGTTGCGATCGCGACCCATAATCTTGACTGGACAAAGCCTAGCCTTGCAAAGTCTCAAGATCGTACTAACGCAGTCGAAATCGCCCTAGGTCAGCCAGAGGCGATCAATCGAGAAGATCAGTCTGTTATCCTCCACAGTGCCGGAATTCAAAAGGCTCTACAGGGCAACTATCTGGATGCAATTGAGGATTACAGCCAAGCACTACGGCTGTCTCCCCGCAATCCTGATATTTTCTTCAATCGTGCCGTTGCCCATTACGCTGTTGGGCACTCACAGCAAGCGCTGAGGGATTTTAATCACGTCATTCAACTGCAGCCCACGATGGCAGAAGCCTATGCAGATCGAGCAACCCTTCGCCTAGAGGCAGGAGATTCAGCGGGAGCCATCGCTGACGTTCAGAAAGCAGCCGATCTATTTGAGCAACAAGGTGAGCCAGATTTAGCCGCAGAGATGCGGGAATGGGTTCAGCAACACAACACAGGCTCTGACTTTTAA
- a CDS encoding copper resistance protein CopD produces MLFKLLVILHTLGATVWTGGHLVLAVTVLPSALRKRDPEQIHAFEEKFEGFGLSALLLQVITGLWLTRIYFPSIQTFFAFESYLSTYIAVKLGLLLGTLALAIHARFFIIPNLTKETLNSLAYHIAGVTTLAVLFVVLGAGIRLGGLP; encoded by the coding sequence ATGCTGTTTAAACTGCTTGTCATTCTGCACACGCTGGGGGCCACAGTTTGGACAGGGGGGCACCTCGTCCTTGCTGTCACGGTGCTGCCCAGCGCCCTGAGAAAACGTGATCCTGAACAAATTCATGCCTTTGAAGAAAAATTCGAAGGGTTTGGGCTATCTGCCCTGCTGCTTCAAGTAATCACGGGGCTGTGGCTGACCAGGATTTATTTTCCTAGTATTCAGACTTTTTTCGCCTTTGAATCTTATTTATCGACCTATATTGCCGTCAAGCTGGGCCTGTTGCTCGGCACTTTAGCATTAGCAATTCATGCCCGCTTCTTTATTATTCCCAATCTCACTAAAGAGACCCTGAATTCATTGGCCTATCATATTGCTGGGGTGACCACACTGGCCGTGCTGTTTGTTGTTCTGGGAGCTGGAATTCGCCTCGGAGGTTTACCTTAA
- the mreB gene encoding rod shape-determining protein: MTISTSHPARWHVPTPHLDYQRLWNSVRRLGRLSNRLGIDLGTSKTSIYSPEQGVVLQEPSVVAINKETLKPIAFGTAAKELIGRNPEEIAVIRPIRNGVVTEFELTEQMLQRFMRQAQGGHPVFRPQVAAACAHGVTSIERLALTEVMSEAGARKVSLIDKSIAAAIGAGLPIDHPTGNLIVDVGGGTTEVAIVGQMGTVINVTSWEAGEAIDQAIQYFLKSRHHLLIGELMAENIKIKYGSAFANPQQDNQESNISGLDPVSGLCRSVTICRGDLREAISKPLHSIVDTVKRILELTPPELISDIADRGVILTGGGALLTGLDQLISHEVNLFVQMASDPLNGVAMGAGYTLETPVPHSKILVAQ; the protein is encoded by the coding sequence ATGACTATTAGTACTTCTCATCCTGCCAGATGGCACGTCCCAACCCCCCATCTAGACTACCAACGCCTCTGGAATTCAGTACGCCGTCTTGGTCGCCTATCGAATCGCCTCGGCATCGATCTGGGTACCTCCAAGACCTCAATTTATAGCCCCGAGCAGGGCGTGGTTCTCCAAGAGCCATCGGTAGTGGCGATCAACAAAGAGACCTTAAAACCCATTGCCTTTGGGACCGCCGCCAAAGAACTCATTGGCCGCAACCCCGAAGAGATCGCGGTGATTCGCCCCATCCGTAACGGGGTTGTCACAGAGTTTGAGTTGACAGAACAGATGCTTCAACGCTTTATGAGACAAGCGCAAGGAGGGCATCCTGTTTTTCGCCCTCAGGTGGCAGCAGCTTGTGCTCACGGCGTCACTAGCATTGAGCGTTTGGCCTTGACGGAAGTCATGTCAGAAGCCGGCGCCCGCAAAGTTTCACTGATTGATAAGTCTATTGCAGCGGCGATTGGAGCCGGATTGCCCATCGATCATCCAACAGGCAATTTAATTGTCGATGTCGGGGGTGGGACAACAGAAGTCGCCATCGTCGGTCAGATGGGAACGGTCATCAATGTCACGAGTTGGGAAGCTGGAGAAGCAATTGACCAAGCCATTCAATACTTCTTGAAGTCACGCCATCACCTCCTGATCGGAGAACTCATGGCTGAAAACATCAAGATTAAGTATGGCTCTGCGTTTGCCAACCCTCAGCAGGACAATCAAGAGAGCAATATTTCGGGTCTCGACCCCGTTTCAGGGCTATGTAGAAGCGTAACTATTTGCCGGGGCGATCTCAGAGAGGCCATATCTAAACCCTTACACAGCATTGTAGATACCGTAAAGCGAATTTTAGAGCTAACGCCACCAGAGCTAATTTCAGACATCGCAGATCGCGGCGTCATCTTGACCGGCGGTGGGGCTTTGCTCACTGGCCTCGATCAGCTCATTAGCCATGAAGTCAACCTGTTTGTGCAGATGGCTTCAGACCCCCTTAACGGAGTCGCAATGGGTGCAGGCTACACGCTGGAAACCCCCGTTCCCCATAGCAAAATTTTGGTGGCTCAATAG